The following nucleotide sequence is from Peribacillus sp. ACCC06369.
TTAGCACCTTCCACCAATGGTACACTTAAATCATAAGCACGTAATTCTTCTACCCCCAGCAATTTTTTTCTTAGATGAATGTATTTATGCATGGGGCCGATATTTTGCTTAGTTGACATAATCAAATTATCATATACCTCTTTTGGAACTTGATCTCCAAATAAGGATTTTTCCAAGGCAGATGGATAATTTCTTAGTTTTGAAAGATTCACATTATTCTTGATTGCTGTGGAAAGTGTGGATGCGATTGTATTCTTCAATTGAACATATGGCTGATAATAGGCGAAATAGGCCTCTTTTCTTTTATCGCGATCATCGTCTTCAATCAATTTGGAATACATTCCTCGCGTTAGCTCTACCCTCTCGCCGTCTTCATTCGTAACTTCCCCAAATTTAATATCAGCATTGTTGATCATCCCGAACGTTTTTTGAGGTGCTGAAAAGGCTTCGCCTACTTGAGAAAGGACCTCTTCTTGTTCCTTCGCTAACACATGGGCTTTATAGCGATAGGAATCCAAGAGATCTTCTTCAAAATATTTTAAACCCTCTATCTCTTTTATGTACCCTTTTAATGTTTGTTCTTCCAGGCTCAAAAGGAACGGCATGAAAAATGCAGTTGCATTACTCATTTTCTGCCCTAACCGAGCTGCTCGATCCAGTAATGCTTGGGATGAGGTAACCCTTGTATCCAAATCGGCTTGCAGCATGGCATATACATACAGCTTGTTATAAATGTACCCAAGTTCCTCACTTAATCGTAAATACTCGAACAAATCTTGAGAAGATTGAATATGCCCATCATATGACTTTAATTTATCTGTCATCTTAAGTACTTCTTGATAATCTTTTTCCCATTTAGCCTGATCATCGTAAATATCCTTTAAGTTCCATGTTTCTTCCTCTTTGATTTCGTCACGTGATTTAAACGTTTGCATATTATCGGCACTTCCTTTCATGCTTATAGGCTTACCCTTTATTATAATCGACTTTCAGAAAAATCTGCATAGAAAAACCAGTATGTTAAAAATACATACTGGTTTTTCTTTTATCAATTAGAATTTTGCCGCAGTTTCAGCAACTTTCGCCAATCCTTCTGCAACGATATCCTGTGT
It contains:
- the pepF gene encoding oligoendopeptidase F produces the protein MQTFKSRDEIKEEETWNLKDIYDDQAKWEKDYQEVLKMTDKLKSYDGHIQSSQDLFEYLRLSEELGYIYNKLYVYAMLQADLDTRVTSSQALLDRAARLGQKMSNATAFFMPFLLSLEEQTLKGYIKEIEGLKYFEEDLLDSYRYKAHVLAKEQEEVLSQVGEAFSAPQKTFGMINNADIKFGEVTNEDGERVELTRGMYSKLIEDDDRDKRKEAYFAYYQPYVQLKNTIASTLSTAIKNNVNLSKLRNYPSALEKSLFGDQVPKEVYDNLIMSTKQNIGPMHKYIHLRKKLLGVEELRAYDLSVPLVEGAKEEISYDDGFALMVEALKPLGEEYITTLKTFKEKRYIDVRETPGKRSGAYNLGLYGVHPFILLNHRDDLDSVFTLAHESGHGMHSYYSSKYQPQISAGYSIFVAEVASTVNEILLIRHLIKTTKDVQKKKHLLNHFIDSFKGTFFTQVMFAEFEKIVHEKAENDEPLNAEVFNTAYESIFRAYNGDEIIFDEEVKYGWSRIPHFYRPFYVYKYATGYVSAITIADKIISGDQKTLESYLTFLKSGSSDFPLELLKKTGVDLTKPDPIENAMRIFSDLVDEFTELSEG